A region from the Nostoc sp. HK-01 genome encodes:
- the gmk gene encoding guanylate kinase yields MMQVLPIQTSATTKECPPTGKLIVLTGPSGVGKGTLMRSLLQRHPQLYYSVSVTTRSPRPGEIDGKNYYFINRSKFEQLVAQGEFLEWAEFAGNYYGTPRETVVNQIQSGKLVVLEIELEGARQIRASFPNALSIFILPPSFDELEKRIRGRGQDSEEAIARRLARAKAEIVAADEFNIQIVNDDFEMALEAIEAALFE; encoded by the coding sequence ATGATGCAAGTTTTACCCATCCAGACTAGTGCTACTACCAAAGAATGCCCACCTACAGGCAAGTTAATTGTTTTAACTGGCCCTAGTGGAGTTGGCAAAGGCACATTAATGCGATCGCTGTTGCAGCGTCATCCGCAACTTTATTATTCTGTATCCGTGACAACTCGTTCTCCTCGTCCAGGAGAAATCGATGGCAAAAATTATTACTTTATTAACCGAAGTAAGTTTGAACAACTGGTTGCTCAAGGTGAATTTTTAGAGTGGGCGGAATTTGCGGGTAATTATTACGGCACTCCGCGGGAAACTGTGGTTAACCAAATTCAGTCTGGTAAGTTAGTAGTGCTGGAAATTGAGTTAGAAGGGGCAAGGCAAATTCGTGCTTCCTTTCCTAATGCCCTTAGCATTTTCATATTACCGCCTTCCTTTGATGAATTAGAAAAACGGATACGTGGCCGTGGACAAGACTCGGAAGAAGCGATCGCTCGTCGTTTAGCCCGTGCCAAAGCAGAAATTGTAGCTGCTGATGAATTTAATATTCAAATCGTCAATGACGATTTTGAAATGGCACTTGAGGCGATTGAAGCAGCTTTATTTGAATAA
- a CDS encoding photosystem I reaction center protein subunit XI yields the protein MAQAVDASKNLPSDVRNREVVFPAERDPQLGNLETPVNSSPVVKWFINNLPAYRPGLTPFRRGLEVGMAHGYWIFGPFAKYGPLRNAENANLAGLLAAIALVILLTGGLSLYANSNPPKALNSVTGASAPDAFLSKEGWNNFASAFLIGGIGGAVVAYFLTSNIAIIQGLVG from the coding sequence ATGGCGCAAGCAGTAGACGCATCCAAAAATCTGCCCAGCGATGTGAGAAACCGGGAAGTAGTGTTTCCCGCAGAACGCGATCCTCAACTGGGTAATCTTGAAACCCCCGTTAATTCTTCTCCTGTAGTCAAGTGGTTCATCAATAACTTGCCTGCTTATCGTCCAGGTCTCACTCCTTTCAGACGTGGGCTAGAAGTTGGTATGGCACATGGCTACTGGATATTTGGCCCCTTTGCTAAATATGGCCCCCTGCGTAATGCAGAAAACGCCAACCTAGCAGGTTTACTAGCAGCGATCGCTCTAGTAATTCTGTTGACAGGTGGTTTATCTTTATATGCCAATAGCAATCCACCAAAAGCCCTGAATAGTGTGACTGGAGCTTCAGCCCCAGATGCTTTTCTATCAAAAGAAGGCTGGAATAATTTTGCCAGCGCTTTCTTAATTGGTGGTATTGGTGGTGCGGTAGTTGCTTACTTCTTGACTAGCAATATTGCCATCATCCAAGGTTTAGTAGGCTAA
- a CDS encoding photosystem I reaction centre subunit IX/PsaJ, with protein MAEKSDQSSYLIKFISTAPVAATIWLTITAGILIEFNRFFPDLLFHPLP; from the coding sequence ATGGCTGAAAAAAGCGATCAATCATCCTATTTGATTAAATTTATTTCCACAGCACCAGTGGCAGCTACTATCTGGCTGACAATTACAGCAGGTATTTTGATTGAGTTTAACCGCTTTTTCCCCGACCTACTGTTCCACCCACTGCCATAA
- a CDS encoding photosystem I reaction center protein PsaF subunit III, which produces MRRLFALILAICLWFNFAPPAKALGANLTPCQDNPAFQALAKNARNTTADPQSGQKRFERYSQALCGPEGYPHLIVDGRLDRAGDFLIPSILFLYIAGWIGWVGRTYLIAVRKESDTEQKEIQIDLALALPIIATGFAWPAAALKEFLSGELTAKDSEIPISPR; this is translated from the coding sequence ATGCGACGATTGTTTGCTTTGATTTTAGCGATTTGTCTTTGGTTCAATTTTGCTCCACCAGCGAAAGCTCTAGGGGCTAATCTTACACCCTGCCAAGACAATCCCGCATTTCAAGCACTAGCCAAAAATGCCCGGAATACTACCGCTGATCCTCAATCAGGTCAAAAGAGATTTGAACGTTACTCTCAAGCGCTGTGTGGCCCCGAAGGCTATCCTCACTTGATTGTTGATGGTCGTCTAGACCGTGCTGGGGACTTTTTGATTCCTAGCATTCTGTTTCTCTATATAGCTGGTTGGATTGGCTGGGTAGGCCGTACTTATCTAATCGCAGTTAGAAAAGAATCTGACACCGAACAAAAAGAAATCCAAATTGATTTGGCTCTAGCGTTACCCATCATAGCCACGGGTTTTGCTTGGCCAGCAGCCGCTTTGAAAGAATTTCTTTCTGGCGAATTAACTGCTAAAGATTCGGAAATACCCATTTCTCCTCGTTAG
- a CDS encoding sialoglycoprotease, translating into MANVLAIETSCDETAVAIVNNRQVRSSIIASQIPVHQQYGGVVPEVASRQHLETINEAIAQALEQAELDWSKIDGIAATCAPGLVGALLVGLTAAKTLAIVHNKPFLGVHHLEGHIYATYLSEPTLDPPFLSLLVSGGHTSLIYVKECGNYETLGETRDDAAGEAFDKVARLLNLGYPGGPVIDKLAQQGDPQAFALPEGKVSLPGGGFHRYDGSFSGLKTAVLRLVQQLEKDGGQIPVADVAASFQATVAKALTKRAIACALDYGLKTIAVGGGVAANSGLRQHLQAAASEHNLRVLFPPLKFCTDNAAMIACAASDHFSRGHVSPLTLGVESRLSLSQVMKLYQA; encoded by the coding sequence ATGGCAAACGTTTTAGCAATCGAAACCAGTTGTGATGAAACTGCTGTCGCAATTGTTAACAATCGTCAAGTTCGCAGTAGTATCATCGCGTCCCAAATCCCAGTTCATCAGCAATATGGTGGAGTTGTGCCAGAGGTGGCTTCCCGTCAGCATTTGGAAACGATCAACGAGGCGATCGCCCAAGCTCTAGAACAAGCTGAATTAGACTGGTCAAAAATCGATGGCATCGCCGCCACCTGCGCTCCTGGTCTTGTGGGAGCGTTGTTAGTGGGATTAACTGCTGCCAAAACTTTAGCGATCGTACACAATAAACCATTTTTGGGAGTTCATCACCTCGAAGGCCACATTTACGCGACTTACTTGAGTGAGCCAACTTTAGATCCCCCTTTTCTTAGCTTACTGGTTTCAGGCGGACATACAAGCTTGATTTATGTTAAAGAATGTGGTAATTACGAAACCCTGGGTGAAACTCGTGATGATGCTGCGGGGGAAGCTTTTGATAAGGTGGCACGACTGTTAAATCTAGGTTATCCAGGCGGCCCAGTTATTGACAAGTTAGCACAGCAGGGTGATCCCCAAGCTTTTGCGTTACCAGAAGGGAAAGTTTCGCTGCCAGGTGGAGGTTTTCATCGCTATGATGGCAGTTTTAGTGGCTTAAAAACAGCAGTGCTAAGGCTAGTACAGCAATTAGAGAAAGATGGTGGGCAAATCCCCGTAGCAGATGTAGCGGCGAGTTTTCAGGCGACTGTAGCCAAAGCACTTACCAAAAGAGCGATCGCCTGCGCCCTGGACTACGGACTGAAGACGATTGCTGTTGGTGGCGGAGTCGCAGCAAATAGTGGGTTGAGACAGCACTTGCAAGCAGCCGCTAGTGAACATAACCTCCGCGTCCTGTTCCCACCCTTAAAATTTTGTACCGATAACGCCGCCATGATCGCCTGTGCTGCATCTGACCATTTCTCTCGTGGTCATGTCTCACCGTTGACATTGGGTGTTGAATCCCGCTTATCCCTGAGTCAGGTGATGAAGTTATATCAAGCGTAA
- a CDS encoding alpha/beta hydrolase fold protein: MATIEILGVPHAYELTAPTACPHTLVFIHGWLNSRGYWQPVISRLSIDLQCLSYDLRGFGESQSQTETDVDRGEPTGGLTSHLLDTSSSQFDSLYTPTAYAQDLVALLQELNITSAWLIGHSLGGTIALWAAALMPDRVQGVICINAGGGIYLKEAFEQFRSAGQRFLQVRPRWLSQLPLIDLLFTRASVARPLDRYWARQRVIDFVVADPEAAVGTLLDSTTEEEVNRLPQLVSQLKQPVYFLAGADDKVMEPKYVRHLASFHRLFQYCADNVIEIPDCGHLAMLEQPDAVAGHIRAIVNGQ, from the coding sequence ATGGCAACCATAGAAATCTTGGGCGTTCCACACGCATACGAGTTAACGGCTCCCACTGCCTGCCCCCATACTTTGGTGTTCATCCACGGTTGGCTAAATAGTCGTGGGTACTGGCAACCTGTGATTTCCCGTCTGTCAATAGATTTACAGTGTCTATCTTATGATTTGCGCGGTTTTGGTGAGTCACAGTCCCAGACAGAAACTGATGTTGATCGGGGAGAACCTACTGGCGGTTTGACATCCCACTTGTTGGATACTTCTAGCTCACAATTTGATTCTCTGTATACACCAACTGCTTATGCTCAAGATTTAGTAGCTTTGTTACAAGAGCTAAATATTACTAGCGCGTGGCTGATTGGCCACTCTTTGGGCGGCACGATCGCTCTATGGGCAGCTGCCTTAATGCCTGATCGGGTTCAAGGCGTGATCTGTATCAACGCTGGTGGGGGCATTTATCTGAAGGAAGCTTTTGAACAATTTCGTTCAGCCGGTCAACGATTTTTACAAGTTCGTCCGCGTTGGTTATCTCAACTACCTTTGATTGATTTGCTATTCACTAGAGCTAGTGTCGCCCGCCCTTTAGATCGTTATTGGGCGCGTCAACGGGTGATAGATTTTGTGGTTGCTGACCCAGAAGCTGCTGTAGGAACGCTATTAGACTCCACAACAGAAGAAGAAGTTAATCGCTTACCTCAGTTAGTTTCGCAATTAAAACAGCCTGTTTACTTTTTGGCTGGTGCCGATGACAAGGTAATGGAACCCAAGTATGTTCGCCATTTAGCCAGCTTTCATCGGCTTTTTCAATACTGTGCTGATAATGTGATTGAAATTCCTGATTGTGGACATTTAGCTATGTTAGAACAACCGGATGCTGTTGCTGGTCATATTCGGGCAATAGTTAATGGTCAATAG
- a CDS encoding GCN5-related N-acetyltransferase, whose protein sequence is MGFWKTWFSTPESVATNKTTSFEETTGEFGSSNAGDTGARNAERIVFSTERDIDLYELEELCDAVGWSRRPLRKVKKAIEHSFLVASMWQVRGNQRRLIGFARATSDHAFNATIWDVVVHPDFQGKGLGKALMKYVLKKLRSEEISNVTLFADPHVVDFYRGMGFMSDPEGIKGMFWYPH, encoded by the coding sequence ATGGGTTTTTGGAAAACTTGGTTTAGTACTCCTGAATCTGTAGCGACAAATAAAACAACCTCATTTGAAGAGACTACAGGGGAATTTGGCAGTTCTAACGCTGGCGATACTGGGGCGCGGAATGCGGAACGGATTGTTTTCAGCACAGAACGAGATATTGACCTGTATGAATTAGAAGAACTGTGTGATGCAGTTGGTTGGTCGCGCCGTCCGTTAAGAAAAGTGAAAAAAGCCATAGAGCATAGTTTTCTCGTTGCCTCCATGTGGCAAGTACGAGGAAACCAAAGGCGGCTCATTGGTTTTGCCCGTGCTACCTCAGATCATGCGTTTAATGCCACGATTTGGGATGTAGTAGTTCATCCAGACTTTCAAGGTAAAGGGCTGGGTAAAGCATTAATGAAGTACGTACTCAAAAAACTCAGAAGCGAAGAAATCAGTAATGTAACTCTCTTTGCTGATCCGCATGTTGTGGATTTTTATCGGGGTATGGGTTTTATGTCAGATCCTGAAGGCATTAAAGGTATGTTTTGGTATCCTCACTAA
- a CDS encoding HemK family modification methylase: MADQQPQVVSGLQLWQWRSQAMQGAIAAAVPPSEVDWLLQEIAGLDRLALRLEFFKDWDEIAIAISLADLEKLWQRRLHDRLPVQYIAGVTPWRKFKLAVSSAVLIPRPETESIIDLAVASISQSQAINPLDQGHWIDLGTGSGAIAIGLADALPKATIHAVDYSTAALEIAQTNAQNLGFADRIHFYQGSWWEPLTTMKGQFSGMVSNPPYIPTATVATLEPEVMQHEPHLALDGGIDGLDDIRYLIEVSPSYLRPGGVWLIEMMAGQAGAVRELLQNQGSYCNIQIHTDLEGIERFALAYVKGNREQGTGDR; this comes from the coding sequence ATGGCAGATCAACAGCCACAAGTAGTTTCTGGGTTACAACTTTGGCAGTGGCGCAGCCAAGCAATGCAAGGTGCGATCGCCGCTGCTGTACCACCATCAGAAGTTGATTGGCTGCTGCAAGAAATTGCTGGTTTAGACCGCTTGGCTCTACGTTTAGAATTTTTCAAGGACTGGGATGAAATAGCGATCGCTATTTCTTTGGCAGATTTAGAAAAGCTTTGGCAAAGAAGATTACATGATCGCTTACCAGTGCAGTACATTGCCGGAGTTACACCTTGGCGAAAATTTAAGCTGGCGGTGTCGAGTGCCGTGTTAATTCCTCGACCAGAGACAGAGAGCATAATTGATTTAGCAGTTGCATCTATCTCTCAAAGTCAAGCTATAAACCCATTAGATCAAGGACATTGGATAGATTTGGGAACTGGGAGTGGTGCGATCGCCATTGGACTAGCCGACGCATTACCAAAAGCCACAATTCATGCTGTTGATTACAGTACAGCCGCTTTAGAAATTGCCCAAACCAACGCTCAAAATCTGGGATTTGCCGACCGAATTCATTTTTACCAAGGTTCTTGGTGGGAACCATTAACAACCATGAAAGGCCAATTCAGTGGTATGGTTTCCAACCCGCCATATATTCCGACTGCAACTGTGGCTACCTTAGAACCAGAAGTAATGCAGCATGAACCACATTTGGCATTAGATGGTGGTATTGACGGTTTAGATGATATCCGCTATTTAATTGAAGTCTCCCCCAGTTATTTGCGGCCTGGTGGTGTGTGGCTGATTGAAATGATGGCCGGACAAGCGGGTGCAGTCAGAGAACTTTTGCAAAATCAAGGTAGCTATTGCAATATTCAAATTCACACTGATTTAGAGGGAATTGAACGTTTTGCTTTAGCTTATGTGAAAGGGAACAGGGAACAGGGAACAGGTGATAGGTGA
- a CDS encoding SUA5/yciO/yrdC domain-containing protein: MKIQKLHVFTHNFSQNMPQVSLADLIAGAQAGRLVSFPTDTVPALATLPEKAGLIFAAKQRSQDKPLILMGANAADLWPYVKGSEYEYELWQQVVNQYWPGALTLVLTASDRLPKQINPTDPTTIGIRVPDNAIARAILAKTGPLATTSANFSGQPPLQTMAEITMQFPDALTLATTEFLDEISGVGVPSTVAKWTGKNWQILRQGRITLN; the protein is encoded by the coding sequence GTGAAAATACAAAAATTACACGTTTTCACTCATAACTTCTCACAAAATATGCCTCAAGTTTCTCTAGCAGACCTAATAGCAGGCGCACAGGCTGGCCGATTAGTGAGTTTTCCAACAGATACTGTGCCAGCACTGGCAACTTTACCAGAAAAAGCTGGCTTAATTTTTGCAGCCAAGCAGCGTAGTCAGGATAAACCTTTAATTTTAATGGGTGCTAATGCTGCGGATTTATGGCCTTATGTCAAAGGTAGCGAATATGAGTATGAACTTTGGCAACAAGTAGTGAATCAGTATTGGCCGGGGGCGCTAACTTTAGTATTGACAGCCAGCGATCGCTTACCGAAACAGATAAACCCTACTGACCCAACTACTATTGGTATTCGAGTACCGGACAATGCGATCGCTCGTGCTATTTTGGCGAAAACAGGCCCTTTAGCCACAACAAGTGCTAATTTTTCTGGTCAACCGCCTTTACAAACAATGGCAGAAATTACAATGCAATTTCCTGATGCTTTAACCTTAGCAACTACAGAATTTCTTGACGAAATTTCTGGGGTTGGTGTACCTTCAACCGTTGCCAAGTGGACAGGGAAAAACTGGCAAATTTTACGCCAAGGGAGAATTACACTGAATTAA
- a CDS encoding histidine kinase HepN encodes MNWSNWAYLGVGIILGISFRWLFSKSADTNANLSPVVVEEPENVAKLLQDVKQTQLAYQMAQEMSQFKAGFLARTTHELRSPLNSVISLHQLILSDLCENPDEEREFVAQAHEKALKLLQLMDEILSVSRIEYGTNKLDIQPRCLDTVFQEVKDLTYMLAANRNFPLQMSPVDPEIYVLADHRWLRQVLVNLVDTAITQMQEGSIGISATILPTTNTAHIYLDIPTHALPESEPIDLIKYDNLPPQIQHEKANLSPGMKLLLNQTLLEVMGAKLEMLPNSIKSESSEAQTRVQISISLA; translated from the coding sequence ATGAATTGGAGCAATTGGGCATATCTCGGAGTCGGAATTATCTTAGGAATCAGTTTTCGTTGGTTATTTTCTAAGTCGGCAGATACTAACGCTAACTTATCGCCAGTAGTAGTAGAAGAACCAGAAAATGTTGCAAAACTGCTGCAAGATGTCAAGCAAACACAACTGGCGTATCAAATGGCACAGGAAATGAGCCAGTTTAAAGCAGGTTTTTTGGCGCGGACTACCCATGAATTGCGATCGCCACTTAATAGCGTGATTAGCCTGCATCAATTAATTTTGTCAGACTTATGTGAAAATCCTGACGAAGAACGAGAATTTGTTGCCCAAGCTCATGAAAAAGCTTTGAAATTGCTCCAATTAATGGATGAAATTCTCAGCGTGTCGAGAATTGAATACGGTACTAACAAATTAGATATTCAACCCCGTTGCTTAGACACAGTTTTTCAGGAAGTTAAAGACTTAACTTATATGTTGGCGGCAAATCGCAATTTTCCATTGCAAATGTCACCTGTAGATCCAGAAATTTATGTGTTGGCAGATCACCGCTGGTTACGCCAAGTATTAGTCAATTTAGTAGATACGGCGATTACACAAATGCAAGAAGGTAGTATTGGTATTTCTGCTACTATTTTACCTACTACTAATACGGCTCATATTTATCTAGATATTCCTACTCATGCTCTACCTGAAAGTGAGCCGATAGATTTAATTAAATATGATAATTTGCCTCCTCAAATTCAACATGAGAAGGCAAATCTTTCGCCGGGAATGAAATTATTACTCAATCAAACTCTATTAGAAGTCATGGGAGCAAAACTAGAAATGCTGCCCAATTCAATTAAATCAGAATCATCTGAGGCACAAACTAGGGTACAAATATCTATTTCCTTGGCTTGA
- a CDS encoding GCN5-related N-acetyltransferase produces MNYPQIKFSDRHSDIDLYQLQELFNISAFWAKGRSIEDLSIAITNSDPVISLWDDTKLIGFARATSDGIYRATIWDVVIHPDYQGTGLGSKLVETVLSHPRMKWVERVYLMTTHQQGFYKKMGFIPNTTTTMVLHNQSQQLSSLSAAELQFQE; encoded by the coding sequence ATGAACTATCCTCAGATTAAATTTAGCGATCGCCATTCTGATATAGACCTTTACCAACTCCAAGAGTTATTTAATATTTCCGCTTTTTGGGCAAAAGGACGTAGTATTGAGGATTTAAGCATAGCTATTACCAATAGCGACCCAGTAATTTCTCTGTGGGATGACACAAAACTGATTGGCTTTGCTAGAGCAACTTCTGATGGAATTTACCGCGCAACAATCTGGGATGTCGTCATTCACCCAGACTACCAAGGCACTGGACTAGGCAGCAAGTTAGTCGAAACTGTTTTGAGCCATCCCCGCATGAAGTGGGTTGAGCGCGTATATTTAATGACGACTCACCAACAAGGATTCTATAAAAAAATGGGTTTTATACCCAACACAACCACAACTATGGTGCTACATAACCAATCTCAACAGCTAAGTTCTCTCTCCGCAGCGGAACTCCAGTTTCAGGAATAA